Genomic window (Candidatus Neomarinimicrobiota bacterium):
CATAATCGGTAAAGTCTTCGATGGATCAATCCCAGCGCACGCTGTATAAAGAGACAGTTTTCCAATAGGAATCCCCATACCATTCGCCCCTTGATCTCCCAAACCCAGAATTCGTTCGCCATCAGTAACAACAATAACATCCACTTCCTTATTCTGCCAATTTAGTAAGACGTTTTTAATGTTGTTGTGATCTCGATAAGAAATATATAATCCTCTTGGTCGGCGAAATAAATATCCGAATTTTTGACAAGCCTCCCCTACCGTCGGCGTATAAATAACTGGCATCATTGTTTCAATTTCATCAATGACAATCCTATAAAATAATGTTTCATTTCTATCATGCAACCCCATCAAATAAAGATATTTTTCAATGTCATTTGATTTGGAATTAAAATTCATCAGAATACGGTTTTTCTGTTCTTCGATGGTCGTGACTCGAGGTGGCAATAAACCGTGTAACCCAAAAGTGTCTCTTTCTTTTTGGGTAAAGGCAGTCCCTTTATTCAAAAGCGGCTCATGAAGTATATGCGACCCACCATGAAGTTCGCTAATCATTTTCTTAAATTCGGTCATAATTTGTATCTAGAATTTAATGTTTATTTATAATTCAAAAATGTCCAAATTTGTTCAATACTTAGATGATCCCCAATATTTATCCCATAATAGGCGGTTTGAATAACCCCTTTTTCATCTATAAGGAAATCGGCGGGAATCATGGCCAAATCTCCTTCCATTTTTGCCGGTAAAAACCCTTTCAGCATTCCTATCATTGCAGTTGGTATTCCTTTCAAATACCCCAACCAAGATGATTCTACCCCAAATTGCTGATACAATTTTCTGTCCGGATCAGGAATAATGGGAAAGGGCAATTCATCTTTTGCAACATAGTCCAAAATGCTTTCTTTCGGAGATTCAAACACGGCTAAAATTAGAAATCCTTGCTCTTGTAATTTATCATAAACTTGACCCAATTTATGAATCCGTAAATTGCATGCGGGACAAGATGCATATCGAAAAAAAGATAGCATCCATTTTTGATATATATATTTCTCTGTGGAATGCTCAATTCCGAAAATGTCTTTGGTGAAAAATTTTGGGACTTCTTCTCCTTGTTTTAAACGCATGCCTTTTTACTATTTAGAATAGGAATGATCATAATTTTATCTTAATAAATGGGATTATTAAAAGTGTAGATAAATCAGTGTTTTGTGAATTTTGAAATTTTCTCAATCCGATTGTCATGTTTTGATGTCCTTGACTCGGTTGAGCCAAATAGGTGCCAAAGATGCGATCCCACACCGACAGATTGAATCCATAATTTGTGTTGAGTTCTTCCGAAATTACAGAATGATGCACGCGATGCATATCCGGCGTAACCACCAAAATTCGAAGCACTTTATCAATCGATTTCGGCATTTGAATATTGCTATGATTGAACATGGCCAATCCATTTAAAATTATCTCAAAAATTAAAATAGCCATCGCAGAAACCCCAAGTAAAACGACGAAAACACATTTTAATAGAAAAGATATCAATATTTCAATGGGATGAAATCGTGCGCCGGTTGTCACATCCATATCTTGATCAATATGGTGGATTTGATGTAATCGCCATAGGAATGGGACATTATGAAAAATAAGATGTTGACTATAAATAATGAAATCTAAGATGATAATTGAAAAAATTAACGCCCACTCATAAGACAATGAAACCATGTTAAATAATCCCCAATGATTTTGGTTTACAAAAAGGGCAACACTCGCAGTTGAAAATGGAACAAGCACAACAATAAATAGACTGTTTATCGTCATTAAAACAAAGTTCGTAGGCCAGCGTTTTTTTCTGTTAAATCGAAGATCTCGTTTTGGCTTTAGCACTTCCCAAATACACATTGATGTCAGCATAATTAAAAATATACTAAGCCGAATAATCAATTCATTCATGAGTCATGCTATTAATGACTCGGTTTGTGTATACGGATAAATTTCTTCATAGGTCATAACCTTAGCCATGCTGATCCGTCTAAAAATATGACTTCGGTTTAATTCTTTTGAAGATTTCAATCCGGATGCGGCCATGAGTTCTGCAAAACTATGAAGTGTTTCATGGTGAAAATTGGCAACACGTTTTGATTTATCCTCAACATCCAAACCTTTCGTTAAGGATTTATCTTGAGTCGCCACACCCACAGGACAGGTATTGCGGTTGCATTCCAAAGCTTGGATACAACCCAACGCCATCATCATTCCCCGGGCACTATTAATCATATCCGCACCCAATGCAATCGTTTTTGCAATATGAAATCCGGAAATAATTTTCCCCGATGCAATCAGTCTCATTTCATCTCTTAATTCAAATCCCACCAAGGTATCATGGACAAATGCCAAAGCATCTC
Coding sequences:
- a CDS encoding redoxin domain-containing protein, encoding MRLKQGEEVPKFFTKDIFGIEHSTEKYIYQKWMLSFFRYASCPACNLRIHKLGQVYDKLQEQGFLILAVFESPKESILDYVAKDELPFPIIPDPDRKLYQQFGVESSWLGYLKGIPTAMIGMLKGFLPAKMEGDLAMIPADFLIDEKGVIQTAYYGINIGDHLSIEQIWTFLNYK
- a CDS encoding sterol desaturase family protein, with product MNELIIRLSIFLIMLTSMCIWEVLKPKRDLRFNRKKRWPTNFVLMTINSLFIVVLVPFSTASVALFVNQNHWGLFNMVSLSYEWALIFSIIILDFIIYSQHLIFHNVPFLWRLHQIHHIDQDMDVTTGARFHPIEILISFLLKCVFVVLLGVSAMAILIFEIILNGLAMFNHSNIQMPKSIDKVLRILVVTPDMHRVHHSVISEELNTNYGFNLSVWDRIFGTYLAQPSQGHQNMTIGLRKFQNSQNTDLSTLLIIPFIKIKL